One window of the Rhipicephalus microplus isolate Deutch F79 chromosome 2, USDA_Rmic, whole genome shotgun sequence genome contains the following:
- the LOC119170697 gene encoding uncharacterized protein LOC119170697 isoform X1, translating into MNRLVVALFAAVALVVVDHANAGYLLGGTGGYGGFGGFGGSGGYRGYGSGGYGSGGYGGGYGGGLGSYGGGYRGGYGSGGYGGGLGSYGGGLGGYGGGLGGGYGGGLRGGYGGSGYGGYGTNYGSGYSSGYGSSYGSGYGSGFGRGGFGGGKFGGGKFGGGKFGGWW; encoded by the exons ATGAACAGGCTTGTGGTAGCTCTTTTTGCCGCGGTGGCGCTGGTCGTCGTCGACCATGCCAACGCCGGCTACCTGCTCGGAGGCACCGGTGGTTACGGAGGCTTCGGTGGATTCGGCGGATCTGGCGGCTACCGTGGCTACGGAAGTGGTGGCTACGGAAGTGGTGGCTACGGAGGAGGCTATGGTGGTGGCCTCGGTAGCTACGGCGGCGGCTACAGGGGAGGTTACGGCAGCGGTGGTTACGGCGGTGGTCTCGGAAGCTACGGTGGTGGTCTGGGAGGCTATGGCGGTGGTCTCGGAGGAGGCTATGGTGGCGGTCTTCGAGGAGGCTATGGAGGTAGTGGTTATGGAGGCTATGGCACGAACTACGGAAGCGGTTACTCCAGCGGCTACGGAAGCAGCTACGGCAGCGGCTACGGAAGTGGTTTCGG CAGAGGTGGCTTCGGCGGTGGCAAGTTCGGAGGTGGCAAGTTCGGAGGAGGAAAGTTTGGTGGATGGTGGTGA
- the LOC119170697 gene encoding uncharacterized protein LOC119170697 isoform X2: MNRLVVALFAAVALVVVDHANAGYLLGGTGGYGGFGGFGGSGGYRGYGSGGYGSGGYGGGYGGGLGSYGGGYRGGYGSGGYGGGLGSYGGGLGGYGGGLGGGYGGGLRGGYGGSGYGGYGTNYGSGYSSGYGSSYGSGYGSGFGGGFGGGKFGGGKFGGGKFGGWW, encoded by the exons ATGAACAGGCTTGTGGTAGCTCTTTTTGCCGCGGTGGCGCTGGTCGTCGTCGACCATGCCAACGCCGGCTACCTGCTCGGAGGCACCGGTGGTTACGGAGGCTTCGGTGGATTCGGCGGATCTGGCGGCTACCGTGGCTACGGAAGTGGTGGCTACGGAAGTGGTGGCTACGGAGGAGGCTATGGTGGTGGCCTCGGTAGCTACGGCGGCGGCTACAGGGGAGGTTACGGCAGCGGTGGTTACGGCGGTGGTCTCGGAAGCTACGGTGGTGGTCTGGGAGGCTATGGCGGTGGTCTCGGAGGAGGCTATGGTGGCGGTCTTCGAGGAGGCTATGGAGGTAGTGGTTATGGAGGCTATGGCACGAACTACGGAAGCGGTTACTCCAGCGGCTACGGAAGCAGCTACGGCAGCGGCTACGGAAGTGGTTTCGG AGGTGGCTTCGGCGGTGGCAAGTTCGGAGGTGGCAAGTTCGGAGGAGGAAAGTTTGGTGGATGGTGGTGA